The Trichoderma breve strain T069 chromosome 2, whole genome shotgun sequence DNA segment CCGGGAGTCGGCAGCAGAGGTTGCGCTGTCTTGCTAATGTGTGTTGCATCATTCTCGATCTTGTGCTTAGAGAAATCAAGATCTttagagaagaggaaatgcTCAAACAATCCATTGAACCCAGCGAAGAGATTGGGAAACAGAACGGGAATGACGGTTTTGAATCGGGTATATCCAATGCCAGGGGAGGTCTCGACGTTGACGAAGGAGGCCAAGACGCACTCTGCCGTGGCCCGTAGCAGCTCCAACTCGTGGCCCGCGACACGGCTAGAATACTGCGACAAACTCTCTTGTGGATCTAGCGGCGCAATTAATAGTAATAGCATTATTATTTTCCGAAGGTTGTCGGTTGGAATAATGGCCTCATGAATGGTGGAGACATCACCGCGCCTGGCAGCTTCATTGATATCGAGCAGCTCAAAAGCCGTAAGGACTAgatcatcttcctcttcctcatcgcccTCATTTTCATCATCCAGGCCCGGCTGATCAACTGCGAAGCCTTTGAATTGAGCATTTGGCTTTGCAGCAGCGTTTTCTGAAGCGGTACTCTGCGGCGTGCGCTCGGCTTCGGTCACTTTTCGGTCGTATACAGCCAGGCTTTTGAACAGAAGCTTGGTCCTATCTGTTGACTTGGCGAGCACCCGTTTATACCGTTCCGTCATGATGACAACGACCATGATCAACTGCGCAAGCTCAAGCACCACCGGCGCCTCGtgcagaaaaggaaaggcaCCAAGATACGAAACCATGTGGAAAATCACAGGCGAGGCCCCAAGGATGTCTGGGATCTCCAGGAACCGAGCTATCGTGTCTTCTTTGAGGTAGCGAATGTCGCCTTGCTGGTCCGCAAGGTTCTTGAAGACATCTTTCAGCGAGTAATACTCAATCGAGGTAAAGCACTTTTCTTTAAACCTGTATGCCTGCCAAAACATCAGCAAACATGCATCTGGGCAACTTTGGATGCAGTGATGCTCACGAGCTCCAGTGTCAGCTGCTCATGCGTTCGTCGAGGCCGCGTCTGGGAAGGGGTTTGACCCATGGCGAAATAGCAGAGAGACTCAGTGAATGTTCATTTGGTTGGGCTTCAAGGCAGGGTATCACAAAA contains these protein-coding regions:
- a CDS encoding TLD domain-containing protein, with the protein product MGQTPSQTRPRRTHEQLTLELAYRFKEKCFTSIEYYSLKDVFKNLADQQGDIRYLKEDTIARFLEIPDILGASPVIFHMVSYLGAFPFLHEAPVVLELAQLIMVVVIMTERYKRVLAKSTDRTKLLFKSLAVYDRKVTEAERTPQSTASENAAAKPNAQFKGFAVDQPGLDDENEGDEEEEDDLVLTAFELLDINEAARRGDVSTIHEAIIPTDNLRKIIMLLLLIAPLDPQESLSQYSSRVAGHELELLRATAECVLASFVNVETSPGIGYTRFKTVIPVLFPNLFAGFNGLFEHFLFSKDLDFSKHKIENDATHISKTAQPLLPTPGEILNEHTLSQLSLFLPGSSLFRRVRLLYSGNDAGFSMGSLESKIFNWRAPTILLVSGSRLADTPDGGQEASFAASLPTKRFPHGSKSERVTFGVYIREPWKHTHRECFGDSETVLFQLEPIHDVFAASTVNTDYVTFTKPPGNRPCLSFGCPHPKPTQSHRKEGMHALGAVSLLFDESFEFGVFNHDYKSRGGAFHTSIVRKFDFQDRFRIDNLEVWGCGGDDEAKAQAERWAWEEREAEARRKINLGTGDIDADRALLEMAGLVGGNRSGGSMG